The following DNA comes from Nocardioides panzhihuensis.
CGGACCACCGGGGTCGTCGAGCACGAAGCTGTTGACCCGGATGACCAGGTCTGAGTCGTCGATCGCCTGTGCACGCTCGTCGCTGGGCCCCAGCGGAGCATTGCCGAGCACGGCGACCGAGGTGACCGGGGTCCTCCTGGCATACGTTTCCATCAGGTCGCGCAGATAGACGAGGCCTTCAGTGATCGTGACTGCCCTCTCGGCGATCAACGTCACCGGTGTCCCCCTTCCAACGACTCTCGTCGCAGCGTCACCACAGCTCGCTGGGACGCGACAGATGCGTTACCCGTTCCGGAAAATCCTAACGAGCCAGTCGTCCGGCAGTTACCCACCCGAGTACCTGTTTGGGCGTGGGGGCGTTATTTCACGCGCGCCGGATCCAACTGCGGTGACAATGTAGATTCCTCGTCACCATCCGTACATCTGTCTGCCGTTCGCCGGTCAGGCGGACTGAGCCCCGCTCCAGCTGGTGCGCTCGACCTCCAGCTCGGCGCGCACGGCGTCCAGCTCGGACTCCAGCTCGGCGACCCGGATGGCCGCCTCCGCGGCATCCGCTTCGACGGCCTGAAGCCTCGCCTCGAGATGCTCTCCGCGAAGCTCGGCCTGGGCGGCCCGGCGAGCTTCGTCGCCGCGGCGGCGGACCGCCTCAGCTGCGCGCTGGTGAGCAGCGGCCAGGGCTGCCTCGAGCTCCTCGACGGCCTGGACGCGCTCGGCGAGCTTGGCATCCATGTGCTCGCGGAACTCGGCGTTCTCCTCGGCCCGCTTCTCGGACTCGACACGGAAGGCCTGAGCCTGCTCGGCGCGGTCGCGCGCCCAGTCGCGGCGGGTCTGGAGAAGCTCGGAGTGGGTGATCTTGGTTGCGGCTGCGCCACAGGCGAGCCCGAGAACGGCCGCGAGCACGACGACCAGCCACGACCCGGAGGCCACCGCAGCGGTGATCGTGATGGCGGCCAGCGCCAGCAGGGCTACAGCAACCGTCAGGCGTGTGCTGCGCTGACGCCTGCGTGTGACTGGAGTTGCGGATGGGGAAGGCATGCTTCCACGGTACGGCTAGTTTTCATCGGGTTTGCGGACCCGGCACGCGTGTTCGAGGAGTCGAGCGGCGATGACGATCGTGGTCCCGGCGACCGCCGCCACGGCTGAACGCACCAGCCGATCCCCCGCGGCCGTGCTCATGTCGTAGCCCAACCAGCTGATCGCGTAGCCCAGGTAACCGCCGGCGAGGAGCGCTCCGACCAAGGCGCAGGCACGGGCGAGCACCAGCCGGTTGACCGCCTGATGAGCCTCGATCCGCTCACCGCGTACCTGTAGCTGGCGGTGCGTGACCCAGGCGGTGACACCCAACGTGGCCGCGATCAGCAGCAGCAGCATCGGCTGCGCCCAGGTGACGACCGGCGCGACCCCGCGCCAGGCCTCCACCACGGGGTGAGCCAGCCAGCCGCCGACGATCCCGATGACGGCCCACGCCGTGATGGCTCCACCCGACATCGGGCGGAGTCGGCGCTCGTCGTCGGCGGGATCCTTCTCCGGACCCTGGTCGGGGTCCTCGGGTGTCGCGCTCAGGTCCGGCTCAGAGCTCGAGAACGAGGTCGTCGCGCCGAGTGATGCCGCCCTGCCCGGACGTCTCCAGCAGCTCGGCGATCGGACCCACACCCGGCAGATCAGCGTTCGGCTCCAGGTCGAGCCACGGCTTGAGCACGAAGGCCCGCTCGTGTGCGCGCGGATGCGGCAGCGTCAGCGACTCCTCCTCGAGGATCTTGTCGCCAACAGAGACGAGGTCGATGTCGAGCGTGCGCGGCTCGTTGAAGATGCCGCTGCGCGAGCGCCCGTAGGCGTCCTCGATGGTGAGCGCCCGCTCGAGCAGACGCGTCGGCGTGAGAGTGGTGTCGGCGAGGACGATCGCGTTGAGGTAGAGCTCAGCACCCTCGGGGGAGTCGACCGGCTCGGTCTCGTAGACCGGCGAGACGGTGGTCACCCAGACGTCCGGGGTCTCAGCGAGAGTGTTCAACGCGTCCTGCAGATTTGCCAACCGGTCCCCGAGATTGGAGCCCAACGACAGCACCGCCCGTCGAATCGGCCGCATCTCCCCGGTGAGCGTGTCGGCGTCGATGATGTACGGGTTGGGTACCTCTGTCACGTGCTCTGCCTCCGGGTGATCGTCAGGGTGACGTCTTTGAACGTCGCTTCGATAGGCGCCCCCGGTTTGTGAACCGTAACACGTACCCAAAGCGCGCGGATGTCTGCAAGGCAAATGTCCGCGATCCGCTGGGCAAGCGTCTCGATGAGGTCCACCGGGTCGCGCTCAACACTAGTTTTGACCGCCATTGCGAGACTTCCGTAATCGACGGTGTCATGCAAGTCGTCCGTCTCCGCGGCTCTGCGGGAGTCGGTGCCGATGACCAGGTCGATGATGAACTTCTGCCCCTCACGGCGCTCGAAGTCGAAGACTCCGTGGTGGCCGAAGCACTCCAGACCGATGATCTGAATTTCGTCCGCAGGTTCTGCGATGTTCATCGAATGGTCTCCCTCGCTCCGATCGTCTTCAGCTTTGCTGACGCCGCAAGGGCGTCCTTGGCGGCACGTACGTCATGAACACGCGTGGCCCATACGCCGCGTTGCGCAAGGAAGACGGTGATCGCATCGTGGGCGCTCTCCCGCTCGGTCACCGGGCGTGGTGTGCCGTCGGGGGCGGCCAGCAGGCGGCCGAGGAACGCCTTGCGGCTGGCGCCGATGAGCAGCGGGAAGCCGAGCTTGTGGAACTCCTCCACCCCCGCCAGCAGGCGCCAGTTGTCATCGGCCGTCTTGGAGAAGCCGAGCCCGGGATCGATCACGATGTTGTCGTCCAGGATCCCGGCCGACCGCGCCGCCTCGATCCGTTGCTCGAGCTCCTGCTTGACCGTGGCGACCACTCCGTCGGCGTAGACGAGATGGTCCTCGTGCTGCATCTCCGCGCCGTGGGCGCGCCAGTGCATCACGACGTACGTCGCGCCGTGGTCGGCCGCCACCTTCAAGATCTTCGGGTTGGCCAGACCGCCCGAGACGTCGTTGATGATCATGGCCCCGGCCTTCAGCGCGGCCTCGGCGACCTCGGGACGCATGGTGTCGATCGAGAGGGTCGCGCCCTCTTGGGCCAGCGTCTCGATGACCGGCACCACGCGAGCCAGCTCGTCGGCGACCAGTGGCCTGGTCGCCCCCGGCCGGGTCGACTCGCCACCGATGTCGAGCAGGTCTGCGCCTTGTGCCAGGAGCGCGTGCCCGTGAGCCACCGCATCGTCGGTCGCCAAGAACCGCCCACCGTCGCTGAACGAGTCGGGCGTGACGTTGACGATCCCCATGACCTGCACGGTTCGACCCTATCCGGCGTCCTAGGAGGAGCCGACTTGACCATCTGGACCCGCTCAGCAAGGCTGCCCGCCTGCTCATTTGACTTGGAGGCATCGTGCCCAGGATCCTGCTCCGCTCAGCCAGGGACCCCTTCGACGTGATCGAGGCGGCCGACCCGCGTGCGTGGGGCATCGGGTTCTACGGCACGAATGTCGGCAATCTTCTCTTCGCTGACTCCACACACCGGCTCCTCAGCGTGCCTGGAACCGAGATCGTCCCGAACCTCTTCGCCCATGAGCGACGCGCGTTCACCGCCGACGAGGTCGCGGCGACCAACGACGAGTACGACCACTTCGTGGTGCCGCTGGCCAACGCCCTCCGACCGGAGTTCACCCGTCCGCTGACCCGCTTGACCACGTTCATCGAGCAGATCTCGATCCCGACCACCATCGTCGGCATCGGCGCGCAGCTCTCCCTCGAAGAGCTCGACACCGCTCCCGACGACGAGCTCGCAGCTCTTCACCGGCGATTCATGAACAGCGTTCTCGAGCGGTCCGCGAAGGTCGGCGTACGCGGCGAGATCACCGCCGCCTATCTGCGACGGCTCGGATACGGGGACGAGCACGTCGAGATCATCGGTTGTCCGTCGATCTACCTCAACGGCCCCGACGTCAGGGTCCGCGACGAGCGTTCCGCACCGATCGCCACCGATGACCCGGTCGCCGTCTCGATGAGCCCGCTGACCTCGCCCTGGTTCGAGACGTACGTCGATGCCTTCGCCGATCGGCACCCGCGTATGACGTACGTCGGCCAGACCCACCACGACTTCGCGATGCTCCAGTGGGGACGACACCGTCAGCCCGAGATGGGTATCGACCGCGACCACCGGCTCTACTTCGAGGACCGGACGCGGATGTTCCTCGATGCGGGGTCCTGGATGCGGTTCCTGGCAACCCAGAGGTTCGCGTTCGGCACGCGCATCCACGGCAACGTCGCTGCGGTGCTCGCCGGGACCCCCGCCATGGTGATCGCGCACGACTCCCGTGTGCTGGAGCTGTGCGACTACCACGGCCTGCCCTACACGATGCTCGACTCGATCACACCCGAGACCACGGTCGACGAGCTGTACCAGGCAGCCGATTACACCGGCTTCCACAACCGCTTGGCCGAGGGCTGGAAGCGACTCACCGCGTTCCTGGACAATGCCGGTCTGGCGAACGTCGCACAGCCGGGTCAGATGAGCGCTGCGTACGACGACGCACTCGCCGCCCTGGACCCGGCCGCACCTGTCGTCACGCTCCGCGGGTCAGGCGACGACGCTCTCCGGCGCATCGAGGACCGGATCAACGCCCTGAAGATCGCCACCGAGCACGCCGAGAACGCCGCGAAGCGGCGCGAGAAGGAGCTCGCGAAGAAGGTCGCCGCGTCATCGAAGAGCCAGACCAAGCGAATCGCAGCTCTCGAGTCGACCACACGCAAGCAGCAGGCCCGCATCGAACGTCAGGCCAGTCGCCTGGACCGCCAGCGAGCCCTGATCCAGGACCTGCGTACGGACCTCGCTCGTCATCAGGAGCAAGCTGGCCTTCGCAGCTTCCTCCGGCAGCTTCGCCGCCGGCTGCGTCGTTCCGCATAGGAAGTCGCGCAGCAGGCAGTGCGCCCGCGCGATCTCTTGGGGCGCGTCCCGGAAGCTCCTAGGCGCTTCCGGGACGTGCCACTAGCGCGTCCCGCCCCGGATCAGGCTCATCGCCTCGGCCCGGGTGGTCGCGTTGGAGCGCATCGTGCCGCGTACGGCGCTGGTGATGGTGCGCGCACCGGCCTTCTTGACCCCACGCATCGTCATGCACAGATGCTCTGCCTCGATGACCACGATGACGCCACGCGCGTCGAGAAGGTCCATGAGCGCGTCGGCCACCTGAGTGGTGAGTCGCTCCTGGACCTGCGGCCGCTTGGCATAGACGTCGACCAACCGGGCCAGCTTGGACAGGCCGGTGATCTTGCCTGAGGTCGCCGGGATGTAGCCGACGTGGGCGACACCCGTGAACGGGACCAGGTGGTGCTCGCACATCGACCACAGCTCGATGTCGCGGACCAGGACCATCTCGTCGTGGCCGAGATCGAAGGTCGTGGTGAGGACCTCCTCGGGCGTCTGGTGCAGCCCGCGGGTCACCTCCTGGTAGGCCCGGGCGACCCGAGCGGGAGTATCGATCAGCCCCTCGCGGTCGGGATCCTCCCCGATCGCGTAGAGCAGCTCGCGCACGGCCGCTTCGGCCCGCTTCTGGTCGAAGGTCGGAACGTCCGCCACGTCCCGCTCGGGGACGTGGACGGGCGCTACCTCATCGAAGGTCTCAGACATCTGATCGTCTCAGGCGGGCGGGGTGCCCTCGGACGAGCCGGCCTCGGACGGCTTGGCGAGGTCGACACCGTTGGCGGGCTGGTTCCCGGACTGGACACCGGACTGTCGACCGGCGGCACGGATCGCCTTGGCGAGGTTCTCCTTGTCGCGCTCGACGATCCACCGCGGGATCTCGACCGCGGGGCGGTCGGAGGGACGGCGGGTGTCGGAACCGGTCCAAGCCGGACGCGGGTCGCGACGACGCAGCGGCACAAAGATCTCGGCGACCTCGTGCTTGGAGAGGGTCTCCTTCTCGAGGAGCTCCAGGACCAGGCTGTCGAGGACGTCCCGGTTCTCCTCGAGGATGTCGAAGGCCTCTTGATGAGCGGTCGCGAGGAGCTTCTTGGTCTCGTCATCGACGATGGCCGCGACCTCCTCGGAGTAGTTGCGCTGGTGGCCGATGTCGCGGCCCAGGAACGGCTCGCCGTTGGACTCGCCGAGCTTGATCGCTCCGAGGCGCTCGGTCATGCCGAACTGGGTGACCATCGCGCGGGCGAGGTTCGTCGCCTTCTCGATGTCGTTGCCGGCGCCCGTGGTCGGGTCGTGGAAGATGAGCTCCTCCGCGGCGCGACCGCCGAGCATGTAGGAGAGCTTGTTGAGCATCGCCGAGCGCGTCTGGCTGTACTGATCGTCGTCGGGCATCACCAGGTTGTAGCCCAGCGCCTTGCCGCGCGGCAGGATCGTGATCTTCTGGACCACGTCCGGGCCCGGAAGGGCTGCGGCGACCAGCGCGTGGCCACCCTCGTGGTAGGCGGTGATGAGCTTCTCCTGCTCGCTCATCAGGCGGGTGCGCTTCTGCGGGCCGGCGATGACCCGGTCGATGGCCTCGTCCAGCGCCTTGTTGGTGATCAGCTTCTCGTCGCTGCGAGCGGTCAGCAGCGCGGCCTCGTTGAGCACGTTGGCCAGGTCGGCACCGGAGAACCCGGGGGTCCGTCGGGCGACGCCGTCGAGGTCGATGTCGCCGGCCAGCGGCTTGCCGCGGGCGTGGACCTGCAGGATCTTCTCGCGACCGGCGAGGTCGGGAGCGTCCACCTGGATCTGGCGGTCGAAGCGGCCGGGGCGCAGCAGCGCCGGGTCGAGCACGTCGGGACGGTTGGTGGCCGCGATCAGGATCACTCCGCCGCGTACGTCGAAGCCGTCCATCTCCACGAGGAGCTGGTTGAGCGTCTGCTCGCGCTCGTCGTGGCCACCGCCCATGCCGGCGCCGCGGTGACGGCCGACGGCGTCGATCTCGTCGATGAAGACGATGGCGGGAGCGTTCTCCTTCGCCTGCTCGAACAGGTCGCGGACACGGCTCGCACCGACACCGACGAACATCTCGACGAAGTCCGAACCGGAGATCGAGTAGAACGGCACGCCGGCCTCGCCCGCGACGGCACGCGCCAGCAGGGTCTTACCGGTGCCGGGCTGGCCGTAGAGCAGCACGCCCTTGGGGATCTTGGCGCCGACGGCCTGGAACTTCGCCGGCTCCTGCAGGAACTCCTTGATCTCCTGGAGCTCCTCGACCGCCTCGTCAGCACCGGCGACATCGGCGAAGGTCGTCTTCGGCATGTCCTTGGTGATCAGCTTCGCCTTGGACTTGGCGAACTGCATGACCCCGCGACCGCCACCGCCCTGCATCGAGTTCATGATGAACAGGAACAGGATGATGATCAGCGCGAACGGCAGTACGAAGCTCAGGATCGAGCCGAGCACGGAGGGCTTGGCCACCTCGGAGTTGAACTCCTTGAGGTTCTCGCCCTCGGCCTCGGTCTTGCGCACCATCTCGATGAGCGTTTCCTGGTCGCCGTCGACCCACGAGGTCGTGACCTCGGCGCTGCCCTTGCGGGCGTCCTTGACCAGGGTCGCCTTGATCTCCTGGTCGCCGTCGACGAACGTGATCTCCTTGACCTGGTCCTGCTGGATGTACTCAGTCAGCTCGCTGGTGGTGATCTCGTCGCCACCGTTGCGAGGGGCCAGGTACTGCAGCGCCAGGATCACACCGAGCACTGCCAGGATGATCCACAGCCAGGGACCTTTGAATATGCGCTTCACAGGCTTCTTTCAACCGTTACGGGGTCAGACATGCACGCAGGTCCGCGTGCCTGCCATATAGAACGACGGTACACGCCAAATCGTGCCCGCCCCATCTGTGCGGTTCCGCTGTCCGCGTAACAGCACGGCTCCGGAAGGTCAGGAGTAGATGTGCGGAGCGAGGGTCGAGATGTCGCGCAGGTTGCGGTACTTCTCGTTGAAGTCGAGGCCGTAGCCGACCACGAACTCGTCGGGGATGTCCCAACCGACGTACTTCACGTGGACGGGCATGCTGACCGCCTCGGGCTTGCGCAGCAGAGTGGCGATCTCGATGCTCGCCGGGCCGCGGCTGGTCAGGTTCGAGGTCAGCCAGGTCAGGGTCAGGCCGGAGTCGATGATCTCGTCCACGACGAGCACGTGCTTGCCGGTGACGTCGGTGTCGAGGTCCTTCAAGATCCTCACCACGCCGGACGACTTGGTGCCGGAGCCGTAGGAGGAGACGGCCATCCAGTCCATCTCGACGTGGCGGTTCAAGGCGCGGGCGAGGTCGGCCATGATCATCACCGCGCCGCGCAGGACGCCGACGATCAACAGCTCCTCACCCTCGTAGTCCTTCTCGATCCGACGGGCCAGCTCTTCGACCTTCGCCTGGATCTCGTCGTGGGTGAACAGGGTCTTCACGAGGTCATCGCCGACGTACTCGGTGTCCATGTCCGTCACTCTAAGCGCTTGGTGTGAACGGTCCCGATTCGAAGACGATACGACCGTTCGTACGCTTCGCGCGCAGGTGTCCTGGAAGGTCGATCCAACGCTGTCCGCGCCAGCCGGTGACCAGCTCGTCGACGGCCTTGACGTGCTCACGGGTGAGCTCCGTGGGCGGGCTGCCGGCTTCGAGGGCGGCGAGCCGGAGGACCCTGGTGCGGACGGCGGACGGATACCCGGCGAGGGTCTCGACCGGGAGGGCCCCGCCGAGGTCGCGGTGCATCGCCTCGGCGATGTCGTCGATGAAGTCGGCGTCCTCACGGAGCTGCTCGGCGGTGCGGGCCAGCGCGTCGGCCACCCCGGGGCCGAGGTCCTCCTCGAACGTGGGCAGGACGCGATGGCGGATGCGCGCGCGGGTGTAGGCGAAGTCGCGGTTGTGCGGGTCCTGCCAGATGTCGAGGCCCTCGACCCGGCACGCCGTCTCGGTGTCGATCCTGGTGGTCGCCAGCAGCGGACGGCGATAGCGGTCGAAGGCTGCTCTCATCCCGGAGAGGCTGCGCGCGCCCGATCCCCTGGTCAGGCCCAGCAGGACGGTCTCGGCCTGGTCGTCACGGGTGTGGCCGAGCAGGATCATGCTCGCGCCGAGGCGCTCGGCGAGCTGGTCGAGGACCGCGTAGCGAGCCTGTCTTGCCGCGGCCTCGGGGCCGTCGCCGTCGGCCTTCACCTCGACCGTCGCGGTGACCGTCTCGTCGACGCCCATCGCGGCGAGCTGTCCGACGACCTTCGTGGCTTGCGCCCGGCTGCCGTCCTGCATCCCGTGGTCGACGGTCGCGCCGATGAGGTGCAGGCCGAGCTTGTGACCCTCGAAGACGGCCGCAGAGGCCAGCGCCAGCGAGTCCGCTCCCCCGGAGCAGGCCACGATCACCTTCTCCCCCGGCTCGAGCTGCTCGAGCGTGGCACGGACTGGGCGGCGTACAGCTGCGAGGGAGGGATGCAGACTCATGCCGCCGCCTCCGTCGAGGAGAGCGAAGAATACGGAAGCCGCGGCATGCGGTATTGGATTGTCGCTCGCTGACGCTCGCTCATGCCTCAGAGGACCCGGGTCACCCAGGCGTCCGGGTCGACGATCTCGGCCTTCGACGGGAGGTTCTCGGGGCCGACGAAGACGGCGTTGAACTCGTCCATGCCGACCCGGTCGACCACGTGGCGTACGAACTTCGCGCCGTCGCGGTACTGCGCCATCTTGGCCTCCAGGCCGAGCAGGCGGCGCAGGACACGGTCGAGTACGCCGATGCCCTGGCGACGCTTGTTGAACGCCTTGCGGATCGTGGTCACGCTCGGGATCACGCCGGGGCCGACGTCGTCCATGACCACGTCGGCGTGGCCCTCGAGCAGCGACATCATCCCGGTGACCCGGTCGATGATCTCCTTCTGCTCGGGCTTGGCGAACGCGTCCACGATGCTGCCGTTGCCCTTGAGCGCCTCGGTGACCCGCTGGAGCCCGCCGTCGAAGATCGAGGACGGGTCCATCGCCTCAGAGAGGCCCTCGATCTGGGCGAAGAGGTGGTCACGCATCCACGGGCTCGCGGTGAACTGGACGCGGTGGGTCTCCTCGTGGAGGCAGACCCACAGCCGGAAGTCGGTCGGGTCCAGCCCCAGCTCGCGCTCGACGTGGACGACGTTGGGAGCAACCAGCAGCAGTCGGCCGGACGGCTCGAAGAAGGGGTCGAACTGGCCGAGGATCTTCGAGGACATGAACCCGAGCAGACCGCCGACCTCGGCGGCGCTGACCTTGGAGCCCACCGCTTGGGTGATGGCGCCCGGGGCGCGTTTCGCCGTGATCCGGTCGACCACCGGCGAGATCACGGTGGCGAAGGTGTCGGCGTTGGCCTGGATCCAGCCCCGCCTGTCGACCACCAGCACCGGCGCGGTGTCGCGGGGCGCGTCCAGGCCGGTGAAGGCGCGTACGAACTCGGTCGCCTTCGCAGCGTCCGCACGCAGCTCCTCGACGGCCTGCCTGGCCTCGTCGCGCGAGACGATCGGGCCGTCTCCAGCGACCTTCGCGCCCAGACGTACGGCCAGGTCCCAGTCGACCATGGTCGCTCCAGCGGGCCTGGGGTCCTCAGCACGATGGGTCATGCGTACGACCGTAGCCGACCCGCCCTATGCCGAGCATCGACACGTCGCGACCGCCGCCATCGCGTCGTCGAGGGCGTCGCGTACGTCCAGGGTCTCCTCCGGCTTGAACCCGTCGGCCATGAGTACGACGACGAACGGGGTGCCGCGGACGTCGACCGCGACGCCGGACAGCCCGGAGACGCCGCTGAGGGTGCCGGTCTTGGCCCGGACGCGGCCGCGACCAGGCTCGGCGTCGAAGTTGAACCGCCGGGAGAGCGAGCCGATCCAGCCGGCGACCGGGAGGCCGGTCATCGCCGGCGCGAGCTCGGGACGGCCGGAGCTGGCGGCGGTCTGGAGCGCGCTCACCAGGAGCGCCGGCGGGATCCGGTTCTGCCGGGAGAGCCCGGACCCGTCGAGGAGAACCAGGCCGCTGGTGTCGATGCCGAGCTCCTTCAGCGTGGCGGTGATCGCCGCGGTGGAGCCGTCGAAAGTCGGCGCACCGGCCGCCAGCCCGACCTGGCGGGCGAGCACTTCGGCGAGCTGGTTGTCGCTGTACTCCAGGGTGTACTCGACGATCTCGCGCAGGGTGTCGCCGCGGTGCACGGCGAGCTGGGCGCCGGACTTCGTCCCCTTGGCCGGCTTGCCGGCGACCTTCACGCCGTGCTTCGCCAGGGCCTTCTTGAACTGGGCGGCGGCCTGCATGGACGGGTCCTGGCTGTAACCGGTCGCCTGCGAGCCGCCGTGGTCGACCAGCAGCGCGGTGATCCCGCCGACCTCCTCACCCAGGTAGATGCGTCGCCAGGTCGGGCTCACCGCGGGGCCTTCGAAGAGGGTGTCGTCGTAGGCGAGGCGCACCGTCTTGGTCGCGCCGAGCTCCCGGGCCGTCTCGGCGGCGAGGGTGTCGAGGTCGCTGCTGGTGAGGGATGCGTCACCGCCGCCGACGAGGGTGACGGTGGTCCCCTGCAGCGTGGTGCTGGTCTCGAAGCGGCGCTCCGGGCCGTACGCCTCCAGCACCGCCACGCTGGTCAGCACCTTCGTGACGCTGGCCGGGGTCGCCGCCCCCGTGCCGTGGGTGACCAGCGGGGCGCCCTCGAGCGGCGCGATCGCGGCCTTGAGGTGTTTGCCGAGCCGCTTGTCGCGGACCATCTCGCGCATCACCTGCTCCAACGCGACCTGGTCCGGCCTCCCGGGCGCTCGCGTCTGCTCGCCCTCGACCGCCGCGGGGCTCACGGCGGCGATGCTCAGCGGTGCCGGCGGCGGGGTCGGCGCGACGTTGCCGCGGGCGTAGCGCACCCATCCCAGGGCGTACGCAGCTGCCGCAGCTCCCACCAGGAGCGCGAGCACCAGCGGCACCACGACCACCAGTTTCCCGCGGCCCTCCGGCTCTTCGGAGGGCCACTTGGGCTCGCTTTGGGGCTTCACGGATATCCTCCTCGATGCCGGATCTGACGCTGATCGATGTCAGACTGTCCGGCATTCCGTTTTGGGTTCGTCTGGAGGCAGAGAAGTGACGCAGGAGTTCGACGTACTGATCGAGGTCCCCAAGGGATCCCGCAACAAGTACGAGGTGGACCACGAGTCGAACCGGCTTCGACTCGACCGCGTGCTGTTCACCTCCATGATGTACCCCGCAGACTACGGCTACATCGAAGACACCCTCGGTGGGGATGGTGACCCGCTCGACGCGCTGGTCCTGACCCCCTACCCGCTCTTCCCCGGTGTGCTGGTCGAGG
Coding sequences within:
- the ftsH gene encoding ATP-dependent zinc metalloprotease FtsH; this translates as MKRIFKGPWLWIILAVLGVILALQYLAPRNGGDEITTSELTEYIQQDQVKEITFVDGDQEIKATLVKDARKGSAEVTTSWVDGDQETLIEMVRKTEAEGENLKEFNSEVAKPSVLGSILSFVLPFALIIILFLFIMNSMQGGGGRGVMQFAKSKAKLITKDMPKTTFADVAGADEAVEELQEIKEFLQEPAKFQAVGAKIPKGVLLYGQPGTGKTLLARAVAGEAGVPFYSISGSDFVEMFVGVGASRVRDLFEQAKENAPAIVFIDEIDAVGRHRGAGMGGGHDEREQTLNQLLVEMDGFDVRGGVILIAATNRPDVLDPALLRPGRFDRQIQVDAPDLAGREKILQVHARGKPLAGDIDLDGVARRTPGFSGADLANVLNEAALLTARSDEKLITNKALDEAIDRVIAGPQKRTRLMSEQEKLITAYHEGGHALVAAALPGPDVVQKITILPRGKALGYNLVMPDDDQYSQTRSAMLNKLSYMLGGRAAEELIFHDPTTGAGNDIEKATNLARAMVTQFGMTERLGAIKLGESNGEPFLGRDIGHQRNYSEEVAAIVDDETKKLLATAHQEAFDILEENRDVLDSLVLELLEKETLSKHEVAEIFVPLRRRDPRPAWTGSDTRRPSDRPAVEIPRWIVERDKENLAKAIRAAGRQSGVQSGNQPANGVDLAKPSEAGSSEGTPPA
- the folP gene encoding dihydropteroate synthase; the encoded protein is MGIVNVTPDSFSDGGRFLATDDAVAHGHALLAQGADLLDIGGESTRPGATRPLVADELARVVPVIETLAQEGATLSIDTMRPEVAEAALKAGAMIINDVSGGLANPKILKVAADHGATYVVMHWRAHGAEMQHEDHLVYADGVVATVKQELEQRIEAARSAGILDDNIVIDPGLGFSKTADDNWRLLAGVEEFHKLGFPLLIGASRKAFLGRLLAAPDGTPRPVTERESAHDAITVFLAQRGVWATRVHDVRAAKDALAASAKLKTIGARETIR
- a CDS encoding zinc-dependent metalloprotease translates to MTHRAEDPRPAGATMVDWDLAVRLGAKVAGDGPIVSRDEARQAVEELRADAAKATEFVRAFTGLDAPRDTAPVLVVDRRGWIQANADTFATVISPVVDRITAKRAPGAITQAVGSKVSAAEVGGLLGFMSSKILGQFDPFFEPSGRLLLVAPNVVHVERELGLDPTDFRLWVCLHEETHRVQFTASPWMRDHLFAQIEGLSEAMDPSSIFDGGLQRVTEALKGNGSIVDAFAKPEQKEIIDRVTGMMSLLEGHADVVMDDVGPGVIPSVTTIRKAFNKRRQGIGVLDRVLRRLLGLEAKMAQYRDGAKFVRHVVDRVGMDEFNAVFVGPENLPSKAEIVDPDAWVTRVL
- a CDS encoding polysaccharide pyruvyl transferase family protein, yielding MPRILLRSARDPFDVIEAADPRAWGIGFYGTNVGNLLFADSTHRLLSVPGTEIVPNLFAHERRAFTADEVAATNDEYDHFVVPLANALRPEFTRPLTRLTTFIEQISIPTTIVGIGAQLSLEELDTAPDDELAALHRRFMNSVLERSAKVGVRGEITAAYLRRLGYGDEHVEIIGCPSIYLNGPDVRVRDERSAPIATDDPVAVSMSPLTSPWFETYVDAFADRHPRMTYVGQTHHDFAMLQWGRHRQPEMGIDRDHRLYFEDRTRMFLDAGSWMRFLATQRFAFGTRIHGNVAAVLAGTPAMVIAHDSRVLELCDYHGLPYTMLDSITPETTVDELYQAADYTGFHNRLAEGWKRLTAFLDNAGLANVAQPGQMSAAYDDALAALDPAAPVVTLRGSGDDALRRIEDRINALKIATEHAENAAKRREKELAKKVAASSKSQTKRIAALESTTRKQQARIERQASRLDRQRALIQDLRTDLARHQEQAGLRSFLRQLRRRLRRSA
- the folE gene encoding GTP cyclohydrolase I FolE, with the translated sequence MSETFDEVAPVHVPERDVADVPTFDQKRAEAAVRELLYAIGEDPDREGLIDTPARVARAYQEVTRGLHQTPEEVLTTTFDLGHDEMVLVRDIELWSMCEHHLVPFTGVAHVGYIPATSGKITGLSKLARLVDVYAKRPQVQERLTTQVADALMDLLDARGVIVVIEAEHLCMTMRGVKKAGARTITSAVRGTMRSNATTRAEAMSLIRGGTR
- the folK gene encoding 2-amino-4-hydroxy-6-hydroxymethyldihydropteridine diphosphokinase; the encoded protein is MTEVPNPYIIDADTLTGEMRPIRRAVLSLGSNLGDRLANLQDALNTLAETPDVWVTTVSPVYETEPVDSPEGAELYLNAIVLADTTLTPTRLLERALTIEDAYGRSRSGIFNEPRTLDIDLVSVGDKILEEESLTLPHPRAHERAFVLKPWLDLEPNADLPGVGPIAELLETSGQGGITRRDDLVLEL
- the folB gene encoding dihydroneopterin aldolase; this encodes MNIAEPADEIQIIGLECFGHHGVFDFERREGQKFIIDLVIGTDSRRAAETDDLHDTVDYGSLAMAVKTSVERDPVDLIETLAQRIADICLADIRALWVRVTVHKPGAPIEATFKDVTLTITRRQST
- a CDS encoding DUF3180 domain-containing protein, giving the protein MSGGAITAWAVIGIVGGWLAHPVVEAWRGVAPVVTWAQPMLLLLIAATLGVTAWVTHRQLQVRGERIEAHQAVNRLVLARACALVGALLAGGYLGYAISWLGYDMSTAAGDRLVRSAVAAVAGTTIVIAARLLEHACRVRKPDEN
- the hpt gene encoding hypoxanthine phosphoribosyltransferase, producing MDTEYVGDDLVKTLFTHDEIQAKVEELARRIEKDYEGEELLIVGVLRGAVMIMADLARALNRHVEMDWMAVSSYGSGTKSSGVVRILKDLDTDVTGKHVLVVDEIIDSGLTLTWLTSNLTSRGPASIEIATLLRKPEAVSMPVHVKYVGWDIPDEFVVGYGLDFNEKYRNLRDISTLAPHIYS
- the tilS gene encoding tRNA lysidine(34) synthetase TilS, translating into MSLHPSLAAVRRPVRATLEQLEPGEKVIVACSGGADSLALASAAVFEGHKLGLHLIGATVDHGMQDGSRAQATKVVGQLAAMGVDETVTATVEVKADGDGPEAAARQARYAVLDQLAERLGASMILLGHTRDDQAETVLLGLTRGSGARSLSGMRAAFDRYRRPLLATTRIDTETACRVEGLDIWQDPHNRDFAYTRARIRHRVLPTFEEDLGPGVADALARTAEQLREDADFIDDIAEAMHRDLGGALPVETLAGYPSAVRTRVLRLAALEAGSPPTELTREHVKAVDELVTGWRGQRWIDLPGHLRAKRTNGRIVFESGPFTPSA